The following DNA comes from Alphaproteobacteria bacterium GM7ARS4.
GCATATCCTTTTCCTGTTCATCAGCTTGTTCCTCCATATGTGCGTGCGCCCTGCCCTTGTCTCTCTGCCCGTTGGTGTGAGTATAAGGCATGGCGAGGATAAAAGCAATGCCATCCTCGCCATTCAGTTTTTCTGGTTCTTTTTTTTGTCTTTATCCTTTTTATTTTTGCCCTCATCTTTATTTTTGTCTGTATTTTTGTCTTTATTTTTGCCTCTCTTTTTTCCTTGCTTATCGGGTTTATCGGGGGCGAAGAGGCCTCGCATGCCTCGTCCCATCCCTCCTCCCATCCCCATACCGCCAAGTCCCCGAAAGGCGCGTTCCTTTTGTCCCTTATTGCTTTCTCCTCCCTTTTTTGCGTCATCGCCGCCAAAGAGCCAGCTAAAGAAGCCGACAACCATCATACAGAGGATGACGATAAGGCGTATCCCGCCAAAACCGCCCATGCCTCGCCCGCCCATGCCTCTTCCCATCATCCCCATACCGCCTCCCATACCGCCCCTCATACCGCCCATGCCTCCTTTTCCCCTCTTTCCCATGCCTCCTGTCAAGCGTCGCATGCGTAGCATTTGTCTGAACATTGCTCTCTCTCCTCTATGATGGTGTGGATGTTTTGTTTCTGTGTGTCCCTTTTTCAATATGGGCGATACGTTCGCGTAGCGCTGCGATTTCTCTCCATAGGGGGTCTTCTGTGCTTTCTTCTAGTCCGTAGGGGACGAAGTCTGGCGCTTGTTCTGTATTTTTACGTCCGCCGACAGTTCGTGCGGGTATGCCGACGACGGTTTGCCCTGCCTTCACATGCGTGATGACGACAGCATTTGCGCCAATGCGTGCGCCATTCCCCACCATGAGAGGGCCGAGGACTTGTGCGCCAGAGCCGACAATGACATAGTCGCCTAAGGTTGGGTGTCGTTTGACCGAGACTTGCGCTTTCGAGTCGATGGACGGAGAGAGTCCGCCTAGCGTCACGCCTTGGTAGAGCGTGCAATGGCGTCCTATCTCGACGGTTTCACCGATAACCAAGCCAGCCCCATGGTCGATAACGAGTCCTTCACCGAGGCGCGCGGCGGGGTGTATTTCTATATGTGTCACGAATCGGTTCATGTAGCTTAACAGGCGTGCGAGGAAATGCAAGCCCCATCCCCATAGTCTGTGTGCCATGCGGTGGAGGAGCAAGGCGTGAAATCCCGGATACAAGAAGAAGACGTGCCATCGAGAGCGCGCAGCGGGGTCTCGTTGACAAAAGGCGCGTAAATCATTAGAAACGATAGAGAGGAAAGACATACTGACGTCCGTAGGGGCATAGAGAGAGTGACGCATGGCGCTTGTGAATTGTGCCTTTCATCATACCCTGAGAGCGTCATCAGTGCTACCCTTAAGCATCATAGCCGACAAAGACGGAGCATACCATGTCCAAGACACAGAAAGACGCGCCATCCATGACGTCCCCGCCAGCGACAGCGACGACATCGCCAGAGATAGACGCCTATAGCGATGCCATCAAGGACCATCCACAGGACGCCACCCTTTATAACAATCGCGGTGTTGCCTATCACAAGCACAAGGCATGGCAGCGCGCCATCGAGGATTACACCAAAGCCATCACCCTTGCGCCGGACAATGCCTCTTTTTATAGCAATCGCGCCTTTAGTCACGCCCGCGCTCAGGCTTTCCAGCGCGCCATCGAGGATTGGTCCAGCGCCATTGCCTTACAGCCAGACCATGCGCCTCATTATTGTCGTCGTGCTGATACATACCATGCCGTAGGCGACCGCTTGCGCGCCATCGAGAACTACACCAAAGCCATCGCCATCGCCCCAGACAATGCCGATTATTACGGGAAGCGCGCTAGCGCTTACGTGAGGAAGGGGGATAAGGGTGACCGTTTGCGCGCCATTGCCGACTATGGCAAGGCGCTCGAGATAGAGCCAGACAACCCTATTTTGTATAACAATCGTGCGCGCACCTATTACAGCCGTGGGGATTACAAGCAGGCCATCGACGATTACGCCAAAGCCATCGCCCTTGCGCCAGAGGATGCGACTCTTTACTACCATCGTGGCGACGCCTATCATGGCGCTGGTGAGAAGGAGAAGGCCATTGCCGATTATTCCAAAGCCATTGCGTTAAATCCTCATGACGTCTCTTTTTACAATGGGCGCGCCAATGCCTATGTGAAGAAGGGGGATAAGGGCGACCGCTTGCGCGCCATTGCCGACTATAGCAAGGCGCTCGAGATAGAGCCAGACAACCCTATTTTGTATAACAATCGTGGCAACACGTATTATAGCCGTGGCGATGATGCCCAAGCCCTGCATGACTACAACCGCGCCATTGAGCTCAATCCGTCTTATGGCGTGGCCTATCAGAATCGAGCCTATCTCCATAACAGGATGGAGCATATCGAGGAAGCCCTTGCTGATTTCACCCGCGCCATCGAGGAGAGCGCAAAGGAGGTGACGCCAGCCGAGTCTCTCTATACCAATCGGGCCGTGATGTATGGGAAGCTAGAGCGGTGGGACGAAGCCCTTGCCGATTGCGACCGCGCCATTGCCATCAATCCCCGTGAAGCCGTGATTTATGGCTATCGAAGCACAGCCTATCGCCATCTTGGGCGCGAGCAAGAGGCGCAACACGACCAAGAGACAGCCCGTTCCCTCACCGACAAGGCGCGCCATGACACGTGACATGCTTGGCGGGTGGGATAGCGTGCGGAGTTATAGGCGTCCCGCCATAGCTGTGCCCGCCATTGCCGTGTGTCTCTCTCTCATGCCTATCATCGCCCCTGCGCCTCCTGCCTATGCTGATACTGGCGAGGCGACCATGCCCCGCGCCATCCCCCTCAGCGAGCGTGACGCCACTGCCCTCAAGCATATCAAGTTTTGCGGCGCCTTCATCGCGCAAGGCGCTCTTGACCAAGCCATCACAGAATGCTCTGACGCCATTGCCCTCAATCCTCAGGACTCCATCACAGCCCTCGCCTATTTCAATCGCGGTGTTGCCTATGGCAATCAACAGAATTGGCGCCATGCCATCACCGACTATACAAAGTCCATCGCCCTCAATCCCGACGATGCCGACGCCTATCACAATCGTTGCTTTGCCTACAACAGTCAAGGCGACTATAGCCATGCCATCAAGGATTGCTCCATTGCCCTCACCCTTGACCCCCGCTACGTCACAGCCTACAACAATCTAGGGTTTGCCTATCGTCTTCGTGGCGACTATGCCAAAGCCATCCAGCAATACACCATTGCCTTAGGGTTAGAGCCTGATAGGCGTCTGCAATCGGTGGCTTATCGCAATCGCGCCGCCTCTTATTATCTGTATGGCGACTATCATGCGGCCATCGAGGATTATGACTCTCTTTTGGCCCTCTCTCCCGATGACAAGGAGGCCTATAATTTACGTGGGTTCACCTATATCACCCGTGGCATGCGCCGCCCAGAGAACGACAATGATAGCAGCGACGATTATGCCAGCGCCATCCGCGACCATAGTCGCGCCATCGCCTTAGACAGCGCCTATGCCGATGCCTATCGCAATCGTGGCGTTGCCTATCACCAGCAAGGAAAATATGGGGATGCCATCCAAGATTATAACCGCGCCTTAACCCTCAATCCCCAGGACGCCCTTGCCTATAGCAACAGGGGATTCTCTCACTACAAGCAAGGCGCGCTCATAAGCGCCATAGAGGATTATACCCGCGCCATCGCCTTAGATGACGACAATGCGCTCACCTACTATAACCGCGCCATCGCCTATTACGAGCATGGCGACAAAGGCAAGGCGCAAGCCGACCTCACCCGCGCCGCCCAGTTAGGCGACAGCCACGCCCTTGATATGTTAGAACGCCTTGATTTTTAATTTAACGAGGGCGGATTTTTCTAAAAGCCGATAAGACCTTGTCCCCCAAAATGTATCTGAAAAATACCTGTGTCTAATATATCTCTTCCCAGTAGCACATGGTATTTATCTGTAAATCCCTTATATTCGGGTAATTGACCTCTTTTTGTATAGACCACGCCCATGGGAATCTCAATGTTGACAAAAAATGTTTTTGCTTTCGTCGTCCCCGAAACTCACAGAATAGTAACCGAGGTCCACTGGAACATCTGTAATCATATGGACGCTATAGTTTCTATCCTTGAATTTTTCAGACGCATATTCGTGAGCGTCTTCCACTTTGGAGAAGGTCTTAACAAGGTTTCCATCACGCATAAGGGCAAACTTGCCCACATCTTCCACCCCAAGAGAAGGTATCTTTTTCTTAAGGGCTTCTAGATTTCTT
Coding sequences within:
- the cysE gene encoding serine O-acetyltransferase, coding for MSFLSIVSNDLRAFCQRDPAARSRWHVFFLYPGFHALLLHRMAHRLWGWGLHFLARLLSYMNRFVTHIEIHPAARLGEGLVIDHGAGLVIGETVEIGRHCTLYQGVTLGGLSPSIDSKAQVSVKRHPTLGDYVIVGSGAQVLGPLMVGNGARIGANAVVITHVKAGQTVVGIPARTVGGRKNTEQAPDFVPYGLEESTEDPLWREIAALRERIAHIEKGTHRNKTSTPS
- a CDS encoding tetratricopeptide repeat protein, which gives rise to MSKTQKDAPSMTSPPATATTSPEIDAYSDAIKDHPQDATLYNNRGVAYHKHKAWQRAIEDYTKAITLAPDNASFYSNRAFSHARAQAFQRAIEDWSSAIALQPDHAPHYCRRADTYHAVGDRLRAIENYTKAIAIAPDNADYYGKRASAYVRKGDKGDRLRAIADYGKALEIEPDNPILYNNRARTYYSRGDYKQAIDDYAKAIALAPEDATLYYHRGDAYHGAGEKEKAIADYSKAIALNPHDVSFYNGRANAYVKKGDKGDRLRAIADYSKALEIEPDNPILYNNRGNTYYSRGDDAQALHDYNRAIELNPSYGVAYQNRAYLHNRMEHIEEALADFTRAIEESAKEVTPAESLYTNRAVMYGKLERWDEALADCDRAIAINPREAVIYGYRSTAYRHLGREQEAQHDQETARSLTDKARHDT
- a CDS encoding tetratricopeptide repeat protein, which encodes MAIEAQPIAILGASKRRNTTKRQPVPSPTRRAMTRDMLGGWDSVRSYRRPAIAVPAIAVCLSLMPIIAPAPPAYADTGEATMPRAIPLSERDATALKHIKFCGAFIAQGALDQAITECSDAIALNPQDSITALAYFNRGVAYGNQQNWRHAITDYTKSIALNPDDADAYHNRCFAYNSQGDYSHAIKDCSIALTLDPRYVTAYNNLGFAYRLRGDYAKAIQQYTIALGLEPDRRLQSVAYRNRAASYYLYGDYHAAIEDYDSLLALSPDDKEAYNLRGFTYITRGMRRPENDNDSSDDYASAIRDHSRAIALDSAYADAYRNRGVAYHQQGKYGDAIQDYNRALTLNPQDALAYSNRGFSHYKQGALISAIEDYTRAIALDDDNALTYYNRAIAYYEHGDKGKAQADLTRAAQLGDSHALDMLERLDF